One window of Jannaschia sp. CCS1 genomic DNA carries:
- a CDS encoding AMP-binding protein, with product MGWMKDETGLDKTPANFVPLTPLSHLARAARVFPNREAVIDGAHRKTYAEYHARVSQLASALARRGIAPGDVVATVLPNTYPHAEAHFGVPAAGAVLNAINIRLDVSTIAYILDHGEAKLVLVDTQFLPVVMDAVEAMDGTPPILIECPSAVAGYPATGDHTIYEDLLREGDTDAPWHMPDDEWESISLNYTSGTTGRPKGVVYHHRGAYLITMGTPISWRMTLYPKYLTIVPMFHCNNWCHTWMMPAVGGTLVCCRDITASAIYDAIADEGVTHMGGAPIVLNMLVNAKDSDRRDFDHTVEVFTAGAPPAAATLAAIETMGFHVTQVYGLTESYGHATECVWQDSDWSALDAAARAGIKARQGVALPNMDHITVMDPDTMEQIPMDGAVTGEIMMRGNSTMKGYYKNPDATAEAFAGGYFHTGDIAVQHPDSYIQIADRAKDIIISGGENISSVEVEGVLMHHPAVLLCAVVAKPDDKWGEIPCAFVELKEGAEATEAEIIAFARARLAGFKTPKRVVFAELPKTSTGKIQKFELRKRARES from the coding sequence ATGGGGTGGATGAAGGATGAGACGGGGCTCGACAAAACACCGGCCAATTTCGTGCCACTCACTCCGCTCAGCCATCTTGCGCGCGCAGCCCGTGTCTTCCCAAACCGCGAAGCCGTGATCGACGGCGCGCATCGCAAGACCTATGCCGAATACCATGCCCGCGTCTCGCAACTGGCCTCGGCGCTTGCCCGGCGCGGGATTGCGCCCGGCGATGTCGTGGCGACCGTCCTGCCCAACACCTACCCCCATGCGGAGGCGCATTTCGGCGTCCCTGCCGCCGGAGCGGTCCTGAACGCCATCAATATCCGGTTGGATGTCAGCACAATCGCCTATATCCTAGACCATGGAGAGGCAAAGCTGGTGCTGGTCGACACGCAGTTCCTGCCCGTTGTCATGGATGCCGTCGAGGCGATGGATGGCACGCCCCCGATCCTCATCGAATGTCCGTCTGCCGTTGCCGGATACCCAGCCACCGGCGATCACACGATCTACGAAGACCTTCTGCGGGAGGGCGATACAGACGCGCCCTGGCACATGCCCGACGATGAATGGGAAAGTATCTCGCTCAACTACACGTCGGGCACCACAGGTCGGCCCAAGGGTGTCGTCTACCACCACCGGGGCGCGTATCTGATCACCATGGGCACGCCGATTTCCTGGCGCATGACACTTTACCCCAAGTACCTGACCATCGTGCCGATGTTCCACTGCAATAACTGGTGTCACACCTGGATGATGCCCGCCGTGGGCGGCACGCTGGTCTGCTGTCGCGATATCACGGCCTCCGCGATCTACGATGCCATCGCCGATGAAGGCGTGACCCATATGGGCGGGGCGCCGATCGTGTTGAACATGCTGGTGAACGCCAAAGACAGCGACCGCCGCGATTTTGATCACACGGTGGAGGTTTTCACAGCTGGCGCGCCACCCGCAGCCGCGACGCTGGCGGCGATTGAGACGATGGGCTTTCACGTCACCCAAGTCTACGGCCTGACGGAAAGCTACGGCCATGCCACCGAATGCGTCTGGCAGGACAGCGACTGGTCCGCACTGGATGCGGCGGCGCGGGCTGGCATCAAGGCGCGTCAGGGGGTCGCTTTGCCAAACATGGACCACATCACCGTCATGGACCCCGACACGATGGAACAGATCCCCATGGACGGCGCGGTCACCGGCGAAATCATGATGCGCGGCAATTCCACCATGAAGGGCTATTACAAGAATCCCGACGCCACGGCGGAGGCGTTTGCGGGCGGCTATTTTCACACCGGCGATATCGCCGTGCAGCACCCTGACAGCTACATCCAGATCGCGGACCGCGCCAAGGATATCATCATCTCGGGCGGCGAGAATATCTCATCGGTAGAGGTTGAGGGCGTGTTGATGCACCACCCCGCCGTGCTGCTCTGCGCCGTTGTCGCCAAGCCCGACGATAAATGGGGTGAGATCCCCTGCGCCTTCGTGGAGCTGAAAGAGGGGGCGGAGGCCACCGAGGCCGAAATCATCGCCTTCGCCCGCGCGCGCCTTGCGGGTTTCAAGACCCCCAAGCGCGTGGTGTTCGCGGAACTG
- a CDS encoding porin family protein, whose amino-acid sequence MQFFRTMTCVALVGVGAPASAQNTDWSGFYAGGQLEFATADLDNMAGTTLNEGQGLMIGASGGYRFDGGDVVFGVTGAALFGSTSLEPVVPAATPDPTLDMLLRAGIEIGYDLGPVLVTGGLGQTFGVMTDATNSRRTEFGSYFAIGADYMVSDEIMVGAEITRTNLDNFAGSDLSVTSFGIGAAYRF is encoded by the coding sequence ATGCAGTTTTTTCGCACAATGACGTGCGTGGCTTTGGTGGGCGTCGGCGCACCTGCAAGCGCGCAGAATACGGATTGGTCGGGGTTCTACGCCGGAGGGCAGTTGGAATTCGCGACCGCAGACCTTGATAACATGGCCGGCACGACCCTGAATGAGGGCCAGGGCCTGATGATCGGGGCATCGGGTGGATACCGGTTTGACGGCGGGGATGTGGTCTTTGGTGTCACCGGCGCGGCGCTGTTTGGCAGCACGAGCCTTGAGCCTGTCGTGCCCGCCGCGACGCCCGATCCGACCCTTGATATGTTGCTGCGCGCCGGGATCGAGATTGGCTATGATCTGGGGCCGGTTCTGGTTACAGGCGGTTTGGGGCAGACCTTTGGTGTGATGACCGATGCGACGAACAGCAGGCGCACGGAGTTCGGATCGTATTTCGCAATCGGGGCGGACTACATGGTGAGCGATGAGATCATGGTGGGGGCCGAGATCACGCGCACGAACCTTGACAATTTCGCAGGCTCGGATCTGTCGGTGACGTCCTTCGGGATCGGGGCGGCGTACCGCTTCTAG